One region of Triticum aestivum cultivar Chinese Spring chromosome 6B, IWGSC CS RefSeq v2.1, whole genome shotgun sequence genomic DNA includes:
- the LOC123134901 gene encoding protein FAR1-RELATED SEQUENCE 5-like — protein sequence MLDLNELPPDLNELPRDTDQQQPNIQQGKWTENGRSVYYTHASHDGNPMGHDNVAGQSSDRGAPVVVSLQSESHTLDDTGTEANIPGPTRTELGAGAVDGAVQEEEGEDGAGSQPMKPYVGMRFDNLQIAKDHYNSYALRMGFSIKMNTSRRTPRTNELIKQQFCCNKFKKPKADDGGAEAPPVLDPIPDPKSVDSDEEMEEEPPIFVEEEAGTSKKKKKHKRETIKQTQCKAKMLLKLIDGRWEVTHFVRDHNHPLMNKPSLSKYLRSHQGISPDEKEFLRILYNCNLTTGRMMHVMAEFYGSEMMVPFVPKAITNLCTSFRRDDTKEGDLIETIVHFKDIQKTDPDFFYKVKYDEEDRVVNIFWVDGLARKAYAEAYHDCISFDTTYMTNMYNMPFAPFIGINRHGQSFMLGCTFVRQELASSFDWVFGAFLEAMDGKPPDNFITDQDGAMRQSIQSIFPTTVHRCCRWHIMKKAQEKVGWLLCRNPGLSDDFNKRVEFSFTIDKFEQNWAGLMVKYEAMTHMHFEKLYEYRSTWVPCYFKHMFFPFLQSTQRSQGFNAVLKRYVNPDNSMLNFVKQYEKKSRTTSLPRKAAMITGQNTLRLSCGPIEKQAYKTYTRDLYRKFREEFELIGRYNAFQVGADIFELRPNQEFVAKYGSRNYLVQARVEEGSYLCECCKMDKDGILCCHILKVFTHIGVDVILERYLLRRWTPTAVPSAPGTGYEQPDEMPPQSKKQIRERNMIYGFWKLAKFASGSDLAQAIVYKHMRAARTEIGHLNKSKKKNRLLPRGHQMMATLEDLLHLQAAIRGSLSR from the exons atgcttGATCTCAATGAGTTGCCTCCTGATCTCAATGAGCTTCCTCGTGATACGGATCAGCAGCAACCCAACATACAACAAGGAAAATGGACAGAAAATGGTCGATCTGTTTACTACACGCATGCAAGTCATGATGGTAACCCTATGGGCCATGACAATGTGGCAGGCCAGTCATCAGACCGTGGTGCCCCTGTAGTGGTGTCTTTGCAGTCAGAGAGCCATACTCTAGATGACACGGGAACCGAGGCAAATATTCCTGGTCCAACCAGGACTGAGCTAGGAGCTGGGGCTGTTGACGGAGCtgtgcaagaagaagaaggagaggatggggctggttctcaacctatgaaaccctatgttggcatgaggtttgacaaccttcaaattgctaaggatcaCTACAACAGCTACGCACTACGGATGGGTTTCTCTATCAAGATGAACACATCTAGACGGACACCCCGCACCAATGAATTGATAAAACAACAGTTTTGCTGCAACAAgttcaagaagcccaaagctgatgatggaggagctgaggctcctcctgtCCTGGACCCTATTCCAGATCCAAAATCTGTTgacagtgatgaggagatggaagaagaACCTCCAATATTTGTTGAAGAGGAGGCTGGTactagtaagaagaagaagaagcacaaaCGTGAGACAATAAAGCAGACTCAGTGCAAAGCAAAAATGTTGTTGAAGCTGATAGATGGGCGATGGGAGGTGACGCACTTTGTTCGTGACCACAATCATCCGCTCATGAACAAACCTTCATTGTCCAAatacttgagatcccaccaaggcatctcacCTGATGAAAAGGAGTTTCTGCGCATCTTGTATAACTGCAACTTGACTACAG GACGTATGATGCATGTAATGGCAGAGTTCTATGGATCTGAGATGATGGTGCCATTCGTACCAAAGGCAATAACAAATCTTTGTACAAGTTTCCGTagagatgacacaaaggagggtGATCTGATTGAGACAATTGTGCACTTCAAGGACATACAAAAAACCGATCCAGACTTCTTCTATAAGGTGAAATATGATGAAGAGGACAGAGTTGTCAACATATTTTGGGTGGATGGCTTAGCTCGAAAAGCTTATGCGGAGGCGTACCACGATTGTATATCGTTTGACACCACCTACATGACCAACATGTACAATATGCCGTTTGCGCCCTTCATAGGAATAAACCGACATGGCCAATCTTTCATGCTGGGTTGCACGTTTGTGAGGCAGGAGTTGGCATCGAGCTTTGATTGGGTCTTTGGAGCATTCCTAGAGGCTATGGATGGCAAACCTCCTGACAACTTCATCACCGatcaggatggtgcaatgaggcaGTCAATACAGAGCATCTTTCCAACCACAGTGCACCGCTGTTGTCGATGGCACATCATGAAAAAGGCTCAGGAAAAAGTTGGTTGGCTGCTGTGCCGGAATCCAGGACTCTCTGATGATTTCAACAAGCGTGTTGAATTCAGCTTCACTATAGACAAGTTTGAGCAGAATTGGGCTGGGTTAATGGTGAAGTACGAGGCTATGACACACATGCACTTTGAGAAGTTGTACGAATACAGGTCAACTTGGGTGCCGTGCTACTTCAAACACATGTTCTTCCCGTTCCTACAGTCTACACAGCGTAGTCAGGGGTTCAACGCCGTCCTGAAAAGATATGTGAACCCAGACAACTCAATGCTGAACTTCGTCaagcaatatgaaaaaaaatccagaaccacatccttgccaaggaaggctgcaATGATTACAGGACAGAACACCTTGAGATTGAGCTGTGGTCCAATAGAGAAGCAAGCTTACAAAACCTATACTAGGGACCTTTACCGCAAGTTCAGAGAAGAGTTTGAGCTGATTGGACGTTATAATGCATTCCAAGTTGGTGCAGATATATTTGAGCTCAGACCGAACCAGGAATTTGTTGCCAAATATGGTTCTCGAAACTACTTGGTGCAGGCAAGGGTGGAGGAGGGTTCCTATTTGTGTGAGTGCTGTAAAATGGACAAGGACGGCATCCTCTGTTGCCACATCCTCAAGGTGTTCACCCATATTGGAGTTGATGTCATACTGGAAAGGTACCTGCTAAGACGGTGGACACCTACTGCTGTACCTAGTGCGCCAGGGACTGGTTATGAGCAACCGGATGAAATGCCTCCTCAATCAAAGAAGCAGATAAGGGAGAGGAACATGATATACGGTTTTTGGAAACTAGCAAAGTTTGCGAGTGGTTCTGATCTAGCACAAGCTATTGTATACAAGCATATGCGCGCAGCACGTACCGAGATCGGCCACCTGAACAAGTCCAAGAAAAAAAACCGACTGCTGCCACGGGGCCATCAGAtgatggcaaccctcgaggacctcctccacctccaagcAGCAATTAGGGGCTCGTTatccag GTGA
- the LOC123139636 gene encoding uncharacterized protein, with translation METISRYFKQVSYAVGELRGEMIKSPTGQTPTKIRTSSRWYPYFKDCIGAIDDTHVTARVPRSQAATFRGRKHYTCQNVLAVVDFDLKFTYVLADWEGSAHDANILSENICRPDGKFYLGDAGYACRPGVLSPFRKTRYHLNEPAAGRSLDRACLDKIGFCVRHHNAAAIFTFQYPPAAALLLIVESRPTCSALELLVCSRRPPLAHGRGELRRLRKKSGQGLAAGAPLDELGDVGARLLSDSRVELSRARHLFDGMLSKTAASGKGQFGDLPDDLLRHVLSFLPAADALQTCVLDTGWRDHWRRTTSLPLIFDQSSFPSSERFKQLVNLFIHLRGDSPLDKCKIVGCLDDDDDERTYTNTMLLIQYALKCQVKELLLSVATEEDDDNDVEYDPLVLDVPLISQHLKILHLKRVDLKRSTLNFSRCSFIYRWDLECCPIFDKLKTLSLNEWFTTIDLLCILQHSPVLEVLTLQLGSTEKFVRATGAEEKIEQSFVCSHLKVVNIECRKVDEGVHKILKFLSTCGILRDQISITHTVSVSRSLCVPCLGLPQNQASP, from the exons ATGGAGACCATCTCAAGGTACTTTAAGCAAGTGTCGTACGCTGTTGGGGAGCTCAGAGGAGAGATGATCAAGTCACCAACTGGTCAGACTCCTACCAAGATTCGCACAAGCtcaagatggtatccatacttcaag gattgcattggggcaatagatgaTACTCATGTCACTGCTAGAGTGCCGAGGTCACAAGCTGCAACATTcagggggaggaagcactacacatGTCAGAATGTGCTTGCTGTTGTTGACTTCGATCTGAAGTTCACCTATGTGCTGGCTGACTGGGAAGGGTCAGCACATGATGCTAACATACTCAGTGAAAACATCTGTCGTCCTGATGGCAAGTTCTACCTaggagatgctggctatgcatgtcggccAGGTGTTCTTTCACCCTTCAGGAAAACTAGGTACCATCTGAACGAG ccagcagccggccgctcgCTAGACCGGGCCTGCCTAGACAAAATAGGATTCTGTGTCCGTCACCACAACGCCGCGGCCATTTTCACTTTCCAGTATCCACCCGCGGCGGCGCTCCTCCTCATTGTTGAATCCCGCCCCACCTGCTCCGCGCTCGAACTGCTCGTCTGCTCGCGCCGCCCACCTCTCGCTCACGGACGGGGCGAGCTCCGGCGGCTCCGGAAGAAATCGGGGCAGGGCTTGGCCGCGGGAGCTCCCCTCGACGAGCTTGGAGACGTCGGTGCCCGCCTGCTCTCGGATTCACGGGTCGAGCTCAG CAGGGCGCGTCACCTGTTCGACGGAATGCTCAGCAAGACAGCGGCGAGCGGCAAGGGTCAATTCGGTGACCTCCCTGACGACCTCCTTCGGCACGTGCTGTCCTTTCTGCCTGCGGCTGATGCCCTGCAGACTTGCGTGCTCGACACCGGGTGGCGTGACCATTGGAGGCGCACCACCAGCCTGCCACTCATCTTTGACCAGTCGAGTTTCCCGAGCTCCGAACGTTTCAAACAGCTGGTGAACCTCTTCATCCACCTCCGCGGGGACTCACCTCTCGACAAGTGCAAGATCGTTGGCtgtcttgatgatgatgatgatgagcgcACATACACAAACACCATGCTGTTGATCCAGTACGCTCTAAAGTGCCAAGTTAAGGAGCTCCTGCTCAGTGTTGctactgaagaagatgatgataatGACGTCGAGTATGACCCACTAGTACTCGATGTGCCTCTCATCTCCCAGCACTTGAAGATCCTACACCTTAAACGGGTTGACCTAAAACGCTCCACTCTGAATTTCTCGCGCTGCTCG TTTATCTATAGATGGGATTTAGAATGCTGCCCCATATTTGACAAACTAAAGACTCTATCACTCAATGAGTGGTTTACGACTATTGACCTACTGTGCATTCTCCAACACTCTCCAGTTCTTGAGGTGCTCACTCTTCAGCTTGGTAGCACTGAG AAATTCGTTAGAGCAACAGGAGCAGAAGAAAAGATAGAACAATCATTTGTATGCTCCCACCTTAAGGTTGTCAACATTGAATGTAGAAAGGTCGATGAGGGAGTTCACAAAATTCTGAAGTTCTTGAGTACATGTGGCATACTTCGTGATCAAATTAGCATCACTCATACT GTTTCAGTTTCCAGAAGCCTATGCGTCCCTTGCCTCGGTCTACCGCAGAACCAGGCGTCCCCCTGA